Proteins encoded by one window of Babylonia areolata isolate BAREFJ2019XMU chromosome 8, ASM4173473v1, whole genome shotgun sequence:
- the LOC143284655 gene encoding uncharacterized protein LOC143284655: protein MRTRLFTMMSLVQLLLPLCLLSALLGGAHGDAEGDAERRLWGKSPLPVFTKVQIEHTNYNATVINVRYKTNERPNYQWFIDDVPFEGGVGDFVVDNHYDGFMLCMTRIYVPDSMGTRFSVCLQTRDAQNCLHLRPLIAPFDDQEEFIDVPWPLLVPAPLARYYRGRNVTIYAPEMDTWDYTYSGRFIYLQPGQVNQPQPLRQMEYSLTGGGQNGNVVTMRPVTSGSPGWFLRVKTSMGEYEGELLFQTTYQPSQQASAIVERCISTRPIHIYQRGHFTPFPGISVAMLPHSGDALSVTCRSQSNLFCLIACPFAFNGDVRDAGLSLSRVEDDGVTETRLELTSLSAEARQTGQHLAEARFVMSPSDDAQPGLFRCSVTLASQTASALVRLTIM from the exons ATGCGAACTCGGTTGTTCACCATGATGTCCTTGGTGCAACTGCTTCTACCGCTCTGCCTCCTTTCCGCTCTGTTGGGCGGGGCGCATGGTGAC GCTGAGGGTGATGCTGAAAGACGGCTGTGGGGAAAGAGTCCCCTCCCAGTGTTCACCAAAGTGCAAATAGAACACACCAACTACAATGCCACAGTCATCAATGTGCGCTACAAAACCAATGAACGTCCCAACTACCAATGGTTTATAGATGATGTGCCCTTTGaag GAGGCGTGGGAGATTTTGTGGTTGATAATCACTACGATGGCTTCATGCTCTGCATGACCCGGATTTATGTACCAGACAGCATGGGAACacgcttttctgtctgtctgcaaactCGTGATGCCCAAAACTGCCTCCACCTGCGTCCTCTGATTGCCCCATTCGATGATCAGGAGGAGTTCATAGATGTTCCCTGGCCTTTGCTTGTTCCAG CCCCACTTGCACGATACTACAGAGGGCGAAATGTCACAATATATGCCCCTGAAATGGACACTTGGGACTACACCTATTCTGGGCGTTTCATCTACCTCCAACCTGGGCAGGTGAACCAGCCGCAGCCTTTGAGGCAAATGGAGTACAGTCTGACAGGTGGGGGTCAGAATGGGAATGTTGTCACCATGAGACCAGTGACGTCAGGCTCTCCTGGGTGGTTTCTGCGAGTGAAAACCAGCATGGGAGAGTATGAGGGCGAGTTGTTGTTTCAGACAACATATCAGCCTTCACAGCAGGCATCAG CCATAGTGGAACGATGCATCTCGACTCGACCCATCCACATCTACCAGCGAGGCCATTTTACCCCCTTCCCTGGTATTTCCGTGGCTATGTTGCCACACAGTGGAGATGCTCTCTCTGTGACCTGCCGATCACAAAGCAACCTTTTCTGCCTCATTGCCTGTCCATTTGCCTTCAACGGGGACGTAAGGGATGCAGGATTGAGTCTGTCAAGAGTCGAAGACGATGGCGTGACAGAAACCCGTCTAGAACTCACCAGTCTGTCTGCAGAGGCGCGGCAAACTGGGCAGCATCTGGCAGAGGCGAGGTTTGTAATGAGTCCCTCTGATGATGCCCAGCCTGGCCTTTTCCGATGCTCTGTCACCTTGGCCAGTCAAACAGCTAGTGCTTTAGTCCGCTTAACCATTATGTGA